The Drosophila biarmipes strain raj3 chromosome 2L, RU_DBia_V1.1, whole genome shotgun sequence genome has a window encoding:
- the LOC108027768 gene encoding uncharacterized protein LOC108027768, whose amino-acid sequence MTFTYKELIDVAIGSPESGHVNFYALHVLLTCFAQRLEVLDEVVEQEDYMAANVRMQSSLLTLNNTSKFRLFAGADAEEGAAAEPADEAPTEEAEASPPPAEEAPEAPPAPEEEPAPAEPAPAEPAPVETGAATPEAAASTHEPTPPPTPAHDEPAAAETEAGSAKVQMEQAADAKTEELATQASRVSSRSSTREKSRVDGSLTNNLTRLERRLSKIELQKEQAAMEMQQFVSNLTGQLKITMEQVNNVTHLLIDRKPNPQRIKILRHIAKQLRVLMGTTGDEISVSWSSGEIVGAEEEEGLEEEEVQEESSAPTDIEKPEEEEELDLEQPLCYSPEKMLNELLDLKSQFCALTNKVNELAAALLKQDSQRLMDMMKDLGETVRDIKLYMASNKEVTNGMMLRLTDCVSQIQILKKSAAHLDEVKIDKTEVELLLAEKVDFQQLATKVSLEQLEEYKARLEQMFCEVRHIVSLNEKNVLQIIDNLRMTLGIDALELSLKDFREMIERRVQLIAEALQKYMEMTNDDCAAAAGRVKVMQDLACLACDTTCVMRTVERSKVPSLPNAKGSTGLGPIVTYELGQIRKSGIMGYYRKDEFPHSTSAWTKGASGVPMVKCTPRHAGGSHTTHTADEHMQKVVLSKKNTGWT is encoded by the exons ATGACTTTTACCTACAAGGAACTAATAGACGTGGCCATTGGCTCTCCGGAATCGGGACATGTTAACTTTTACGCACTGCACGTTTTGCTCACGTGCTTCGCCCAGCGGCTGGAGGTCCTGGATGAGGTCGTCGAGCAGGAGGACTACATGGCCGCCAATGTGCGCATGCAAAGCAGCTTAT TGACCTTGAATAACACCTCGAAGTTCCGTCTGTTTGCTGGCGCGGATGCCGAGGAAGGTGCCGCTGCTGAGCCGGCGGATGAGGCACCAACTGAGGAGGCAGAAGCTTCACCGCCGCCCGCTGAGGAGGCTCCTGAGGCGCCTCCTGCCCCAGAGGAAGAACCCGCTCCGGCAGAACCAGCTCCGGCAGAGCCCGCTCCTGTGGAAACTGGAGCTGCTACACCAGAAGCAGCAGCTTCTACCCACGAACCCACTCCGCCACCAACACCCGCCCACGATGAACCTGCAGCTGCTGAAACGGAGGCGGGATCAGCAAAGGTTCAAATGGAGCAGGCAGCCGATGCCAAAACAGAAGAATTGGCCACGCAGGCCTCGCGGGTCTCCTCAAGATCCTCCACTCGAGAGAAGTCCAGAGTGGATGGTTCGCTGACCAACAATCTAACCCGTCTGGAGAGACGTCTCTCCAAAATCGAATTGCAAAAGGAGCAGGCCGCCATGGAGATGCAGCAGTTTGTGAGCAATCTCACAGGCCAACTAAAGATCACCATGGAGCAGGTGAATAATGTGACCCACTTGCTGATCGATCGCAAACCGAATCCGCAGAGGATAAAGATACTCCGCCACATAGCCAAGCAATTGAGGGTACTGATGGGGACGACAGGGGATGAGATTTCGGTTAGTTGGTCCAGTGGCGAGATTGTGggggccgaggaggaggagggcctggaggaggaggaggtccAGGAGGAGTCCAGTGCGCCCACGGATATAGAAAAACCcgaggaggaagaggagctGGACCTGGAACAGCCTCTTTGCTATTCCCCTGAGAAAATGCTTAATGAACTCCTAGATCTGAAGTCCCAGTTTTGTGCTTTAACTAATAAGGTCAACGAATTGGCAGCTGCCCTGCTGAAACAGGACTCTCAGAGACTCATGGACATGATGAAGGATCTGGGGGAAACTGTGAGGGACATCAAGCTCTACATGGCCAGTAACAAGGAGGTGACTAATGGCATGATGCTTCGTCTCACTGATTGTGTGAGTCAGATACAAATCTTAAAGAAGTCCGCTGCCCATTTGGACGAGGTGAAGATCGATAAGACAGAGGTGGAGCTTTTGCTGGCCGAGAAGGTGGACTTCCAGCAACTGGCCACCAAGGTGTCGCTGGAGCAACTCGAGGAGTACAAGGCCAGACTGGAGCAGATGTTCTGCGAAGTGCGGCACATTGTGAGTTTGAATGAGAAGAATGTCCTGCAGATTATCGACAACCTGCGTATGACATTGGGTATTGATGCCTTGGAGCTGAGTTTGAAGGACTTCCGGGAGATGATCGAGCGGCGGGTGCAGTTGATAGCCGAGGCTTTGCAGAAGTACATGGAGATGACCAACGATGATTGTGCTGCCGCCGCCGGAAGGGTCAAGGTCATGCAGGATTTGGCCTGCCTGGCCTGCGATACCACCTGTGTGATGAGAACTGTGGAGCGATCCAAGGTGCCCTCTCTGCCAAACGCCAAGGGGTCCACTGGTCTGGGCCCCATTGTCACCTATGAACTGGGCCAGATCCGCAAGTCGGGCATCATGGGCTACTATCGGAAGGACGAGTTCCCCCACTCGACGAGTGCCTGGACCAAAGGTGCCTCCGGAGTTCCCATGGTCAAGTGTACTCCGCGTCATGCGGGCGGAAGTCACACCACCCACACCGCCGACGAGCACATGCAGAAGGTCGTGCTTTCCAAGAAGAACACTGGATGGACATAG